One window of the Pseudomonas sp. S04 genome contains the following:
- a CDS encoding nitrate/nitrite transporter: protein MNSSFWKSGHTPTLFSAFLYFDLSFMVWYLLGPLAVQIAADLHLTTQQRGLVVATPILAGALLRFVMGLLADRLSPKTAGLIGQVIVICALFGAWKLGIHSYEQALLLGVFLGMAGASFAVALPLASQWYPPQHQGKAMGIAGAGNSGTVLAALIAPVLAAAFGWSNVFGFALIPLILTLIVFAWLAKNAPQRPKAKSMSDYFKALGDRDSWWFMFFYCVTFGGFIGLASALPGYFNDQYGLSPVTAGYYTAACVFGGSLMRPLGGALADRFGGIRTLLLMYGVAIVCIAAVGFNLPNSYAALALFVCTMLGLGAGNGAVFQLVPQRFRREIGVMTGLIGMAGGIGGFALAAGMGAIKQSTGSYQLALWLFASLGVLAWFGLHGVKRRWRTTWGSAAVTAARV, encoded by the coding sequence ATGAATTCAAGCTTCTGGAAATCCGGTCATACCCCGACCCTGTTCTCGGCATTCCTGTATTTCGACCTGAGCTTCATGGTCTGGTACCTGTTGGGCCCCCTGGCGGTGCAAATTGCCGCCGACCTGCACCTGACCACCCAACAGCGCGGGCTGGTGGTGGCCACGCCGATCCTCGCCGGGGCCTTGCTGCGTTTTGTCATGGGCTTGCTCGCTGACCGCCTGTCGCCCAAGACCGCAGGCCTGATCGGCCAGGTCATCGTCATCTGCGCGCTGTTCGGCGCCTGGAAGCTGGGCATCCACAGCTACGAACAAGCCCTGCTGCTGGGGGTGTTCCTGGGCATGGCCGGGGCTTCGTTTGCCGTCGCCCTGCCCCTGGCCTCGCAGTGGTACCCGCCGCAGCACCAGGGCAAGGCCATGGGCATTGCCGGTGCGGGCAACTCGGGCACCGTGCTCGCCGCGCTGATCGCGCCGGTGCTGGCAGCCGCGTTTGGCTGGAGCAACGTATTCGGTTTCGCCCTGATCCCGCTGATCCTGACCTTGATCGTCTTCGCCTGGCTGGCGAAAAACGCGCCGCAACGGCCCAAGGCCAAATCCATGAGCGACTACTTCAAGGCCCTCGGTGATCGCGACAGCTGGTGGTTCATGTTCTTCTACTGCGTGACCTTTGGCGGTTTCATCGGCCTGGCCAGTGCCCTGCCCGGCTACTTCAACGACCAGTACGGCCTGAGCCCGGTGACTGCCGGCTACTACACCGCCGCCTGCGTGTTTGGCGGCAGCCTGATGCGCCCACTGGGTGGCGCCCTGGCCGATCGCTTCGGCGGGATCCGCACCCTGCTGCTGATGTACGGCGTCGCGATCGTGTGCATTGCCGCCGTCGGCTTCAACCTGCCCAACTCCTACGCGGCACTGGCGCTGTTCGTCTGCACCATGCTTGGCCTTGGCGCCGGCAATGGCGCGGTGTTCCAGTTGGTGCCCCAGCGTTTTCGCCGGGAAATCGGCGTGATGACCGGGTTGATCGGCATGGCGGGCGGAATCGGCGGTTTTGCCCTCGCCGCCGGCATGGGGGCGATCAAGCAGAGCACCGGCAGTTATCAACTGGCCTTGTGGCTGTTCGCCAGCCTGGGCGTCCTGGCGTGGTTCGGCCTGCACGGGGTCAAGCGCCGCTGGAGAACCACCTGGGGCTCGGCTGCCGTGACCGCCGCGCGGGTCTGA
- the rmf gene encoding ribosome modulation factor — protein sequence MRRLKRDPLERAFLRGYQYGVGGKSRELCPFTLPSVRQAWINGWREGRGDNWDGMTGTAGIHRLNELHAVG from the coding sequence ATGAGAAGACTTAAGCGTGATCCGTTGGAAAGAGCATTTTTGCGCGGATATCAATATGGCGTTGGTGGCAAATCCCGTGAGCTTTGCCCATTTACTCTACCGTCGGTACGCCAAGCCTGGATTAACGGCTGGCGAGAAGGACGCGGCGACAACTGGGACGGTATGACCGGCACTGCGGGAATCCATAGACTCAACGAACTTCACGCCGTCGGCTAA
- the rlmKL gene encoding bifunctional 23S rRNA (guanine(2069)-N(7))-methyltransferase RlmK/23S rRNA (guanine(2445)-N(2))-methyltransferase RlmL, whose protein sequence is MSDRYELFLTCPKGLEGLLIEEAVGLGLEEAREHTSAVRGMATMETAYRLCLWSRLANRVLFVLKRFAMKDAEDLYHGVLDIEWQDHMLADGTLAVEFSGHGSGIDNTHFGALKVKDAIVDKLRTPTGERPSIDKLNPDLRIHLRLDRGEAILSLDLSGHSLHQRGYRLQQGAAPLKENLAAAILIRSGWPRIAAEGGALADPMCGVGTFLVEAAMIAADMAPNLRREQWGFTAWLGHVPALWKKLHEEASARAAAGLAKPPLWIRGYEADPRLIQPGRNNVERAGLSEWIKIYQGEVATFEPRPDQNQKGLVICNPPYGERLGDEASLLYLYQNLGERLRQACLNWEAAVFTGAPDLGKRMGIRSHKQYAFWNGALPCKLLLIKVLPDQFVTGERRTPEQRQAEREQAIYDQAPVEPQERQYNKNGNPIKPAPAPAPVVEQARLSEGGQMFANRLQKNLKALGKWVKREGIDCYRVYDADMPEYSMAIDLYHDWVHVQEYAAPKSIDPEKASARMFDALAAIPQALNIDKSRVVVKRRERQSGTKQYERQSAQGKFVEVNEGGVKLLVNLTDYLDTGLFLDHRPMRMRIQKEAAGKRFLNLYCYTATASVHAAKGGARSTTSVDLSKTYLDWARRNLSLNGFSDKNRLEQGDVMAWLEANRDEFDMIFIDPPTFSNSKRMEGIFDVQRDHVQLLDLAMARLAPGGVLYFSNNFRKFQLEDNLTARYAVEEITAQTIDPDFARNGKIHRAWKIMAR, encoded by the coding sequence ATGTCGGATCGTTACGAACTCTTCCTCACTTGCCCAAAAGGCCTTGAAGGCCTGCTCATCGAGGAAGCCGTCGGGCTTGGCCTTGAGGAAGCGCGCGAGCACACCTCGGCTGTGCGCGGCATGGCCACCATGGAAACCGCTTATCGCCTGTGCCTGTGGTCGCGCCTGGCAAACCGCGTGCTGTTTGTCCTCAAGCGCTTCGCGATGAAGGACGCCGAAGACCTCTACCACGGCGTGCTGGATATCGAGTGGCAAGACCACATGCTGGCGGATGGCACCCTGGCGGTGGAATTCAGCGGCCACGGTTCAGGCATCGACAACACCCACTTCGGCGCCCTGAAGGTCAAGGATGCGATTGTCGACAAACTGCGCACGCCAACGGGCGAACGTCCGTCGATCGACAAGCTCAACCCGGACCTGCGCATTCACCTGCGCCTGGACCGTGGCGAAGCGATCCTGTCCCTGGACCTGTCTGGGCACAGCCTGCACCAGCGCGGCTATCGTCTGCAGCAAGGTGCCGCCCCGCTGAAGGAAAACCTTGCGGCGGCGATCCTGATCCGTTCCGGCTGGCCACGCATTGCAGCCGAGGGCGGCGCCCTCGCTGACCCGATGTGCGGTGTCGGTACCTTCCTGGTCGAAGCGGCGATGATTGCTGCTGACATGGCACCCAACCTGCGTCGTGAGCAATGGGGCTTCACTGCCTGGCTCGGCCACGTGCCGGCGCTGTGGAAAAAACTCCATGAAGAAGCCAGCGCACGTGCCGCTGCCGGCCTGGCCAAGCCACCGCTGTGGATCCGCGGTTACGAAGCCGATCCGCGCCTGATCCAGCCAGGTCGCAACAACGTCGAGCGTGCGGGCCTGAGCGAGTGGATCAAGATCTACCAGGGCGAAGTGGCCACCTTCGAGCCGCGCCCGGACCAGAACCAGAAAGGCCTGGTGATCTGCAACCCTCCGTACGGCGAGCGCCTGGGCGACGAGGCGAGCCTGCTCTACCTCTACCAGAACCTCGGCGAGCGCCTGCGCCAGGCCTGCTTGAACTGGGAGGCGGCGGTGTTTACCGGCGCGCCTGACCTGGGCAAGCGCATGGGCATTCGCAGCCACAAGCAATATGCCTTCTGGAACGGCGCTCTGCCGTGCAAGCTGCTGCTGATCAAAGTCCTGCCCGACCAGTTCGTCACCGGCGAACGCCGGACCCCCGAGCAGCGCCAGGCCGAGCGGGAACAGGCGATCTACGATCAGGCACCGGTCGAGCCGCAAGAGCGCCAATACAACAAGAATGGCAATCCGATCAAACCCGCCCCGGCCCCGGCACCCGTGGTCGAGCAGGCGCGCCTGAGCGAGGGTGGGCAGATGTTTGCCAACCGTCTGCAGAAGAACCTCAAGGCCCTGGGCAAGTGGGTCAAGCGCGAAGGGATCGACTGCTACCGCGTGTACGATGCCGACATGCCTGAGTACTCGATGGCCATCGACCTGTACCACGACTGGGTGCATGTGCAGGAATACGCAGCACCGAAGTCGATCGACCCGGAAAAAGCCTCGGCGCGGATGTTCGATGCCCTGGCTGCCATTCCCCAGGCCTTGAACATCGACAAGAGCCGTGTGGTGGTCAAGCGTCGTGAGCGCCAGAGCGGGACCAAGCAGTACGAGCGCCAGAGTGCCCAGGGCAAATTTGTCGAAGTCAATGAAGGCGGGGTCAAACTGCTGGTCAACCTGACCGACTACCTCGACACCGGGCTGTTCCTCGACCACCGCCCAATGCGCATGCGCATCCAGAAAGAGGCGGCCGGCAAACGTTTCCTCAACCTGTACTGCTACACCGCGACCGCCAGCGTGCATGCGGCCAAGGGTGGCGCGCGCAGCACCACCAGCGTCGACCTGTCCAAGACCTACCTGGACTGGGCGCGCCGCAACCTGTCGCTCAACGGTTTCTCCGACAAGAACCGCCTGGAGCAGGGCGATGTCATGGCCTGGCTGGAAGCCAACCGTGACGAGTTCGACATGATCTTCATCGATCCGCCGACCTTCTCCAACTCCAAGCGCATGGAAGGCATCTTCGACGTCCAGCGTGACCACGTGCAGTTGCTCGACCTGGCCATGGCACGCCTGGCACCGGGCGGGGTGCTGTACTTCTCCAACAACTTCCGCAAGTTCCAGCTCGAAGACAACCTCACGGCGCGCTATGCCGTCGAGGAAATCACCGCGCAAACCATCGACCCGGACTTTGCCCGTAACGGCAAGATCCACCGCGCCTGGAAAATCATGGCGCGCTAA
- a CDS encoding CmpA/NrtA family ABC transporter substrate-binding protein — protein MNEPSVGPLAWVNGSDAPEKTSINLGFMALSDCASVVVAATQGFAQPYGLTLNLKRQSSWANLRDKLVSGELDAAHSLYGLVYAVHLGIGGVAATDMAVLMGLNQNGQSINLSHGLQSLGVTSPEALDRHVHQTRPKLTFAQTFPTGTHAMWLYYWLASQGIHPLQDVTSVVVPPPQMVAHLQAGRIDGFCVGEPWSASAVQQNLGFTLATSQAIWPDHPEKVLGCTRAFVEQYPNTARALVMAILEASRFIEQSPENRRSTAQLLSAADYLDTPVDNIAPRLLGDYADGLGNRWQDPHPLRFHGHGEVNMPYLSDGMWFMTQFRRWGLLRDDPDYLGVARQVQQLGLYRDAAGALGITADSHEMRSSQLIDGKIWDGADPAAYARGFSLHAMTDTPTLRAQP, from the coding sequence ATGAACGAACCATCAGTCGGCCCGCTGGCCTGGGTCAACGGCAGCGACGCGCCGGAAAAGACCTCGATCAACCTGGGCTTCATGGCCCTGAGCGATTGCGCCTCGGTGGTCGTAGCCGCCACCCAGGGCTTCGCTCAGCCTTATGGCCTGACCTTGAACCTCAAGCGCCAATCGTCCTGGGCCAACCTGCGGGACAAGCTGGTCAGCGGAGAGCTGGACGCCGCTCATAGCCTCTATGGCCTGGTGTACGCGGTACACCTGGGCATCGGCGGCGTGGCCGCCACCGACATGGCCGTGCTCATGGGCCTGAATCAGAACGGGCAGAGCATCAACCTTTCCCACGGCCTGCAAAGCCTGGGCGTGACCAGTCCTGAGGCGCTGGATCGGCACGTGCACCAAACTCGCCCAAAACTCACCTTCGCCCAGACCTTCCCCACCGGCACACACGCCATGTGGTTGTATTACTGGCTGGCCAGCCAGGGTATTCATCCGCTGCAGGATGTCACCAGCGTGGTGGTGCCACCGCCGCAGATGGTCGCGCATCTGCAGGCCGGGCGGATCGACGGGTTTTGCGTGGGCGAACCCTGGAGCGCCAGTGCGGTGCAACAGAACCTCGGCTTTACCCTGGCGACGAGCCAGGCCATCTGGCCTGACCACCCGGAAAAAGTCCTCGGCTGCACGCGCGCCTTCGTCGAGCAATACCCCAATACCGCCCGGGCGCTGGTGATGGCGATCCTGGAAGCCAGCCGGTTCATCGAACAAAGCCCGGAAAACCGCCGCAGCACCGCACAGTTGCTCAGCGCCGCCGACTACCTCGACACCCCGGTGGACAACATTGCACCGCGCTTGCTGGGCGATTACGCCGACGGGCTCGGCAATCGCTGGCAGGACCCGCACCCGCTGCGTTTTCACGGCCATGGCGAGGTGAACATGCCCTACTTGAGCGACGGCATGTGGTTCATGACCCAGTTCCGCCGCTGGGGCTTGCTGCGCGACGATCCGGATTACCTGGGCGTGGCACGCCAGGTCCAGCAACTGGGCCTGTACCGCGACGCGGCCGGGGCCCTGGGCATAACCGCGGACAGCCATGAGATGCGCAGCAGCCAACTGATCGACGGCAAGATCTGGGACGGTGCGGACCCGGCGGCCTATGCCCGCGGTTTCAGCCTGCACGCCATGACCGACACCCCCACTCTGCGCGCCCAGCCCTGA
- a CDS encoding ANTAR domain-containing response regulator, translating to MLRILLINDTAKKVGRLKSALTEAGFEVIDESGLTIDLPARVETVRPDVILIDTESPSRDVLEQVVLVSRDQPRPIVMFTDEHDPGVMRQAIKSGVSAYIVEGIHAARLQPILDVAMARFESDQALRAQLFARDQQLAERKRIELAKGLLMKMKACNEEQAYTLMRRQAMSRQQKLIQVAEQIIAMSELLE from the coding sequence ATGTTGCGAATCCTGCTGATCAACGACACCGCAAAAAAAGTCGGACGCCTGAAGTCCGCCCTGACTGAAGCCGGGTTTGAGGTGATCGACGAATCCGGCCTGACCATCGACCTGCCCGCGCGCGTCGAAACGGTGCGCCCGGACGTGATCCTGATCGATACCGAGTCACCCAGCCGCGATGTGCTGGAACAAGTGGTGCTGGTCAGCCGCGACCAACCACGGCCCATCGTGATGTTCACCGACGAACACGACCCCGGCGTGATGCGCCAGGCGATCAAATCCGGCGTCAGTGCCTACATCGTCGAAGGCATCCATGCCGCCCGCCTGCAGCCGATCCTGGATGTGGCCATGGCGCGCTTTGAAAGCGACCAGGCCCTGCGCGCCCAACTGTTTGCCCGTGACCAGCAACTGGCCGAGCGCAAGCGCATCGAATTGGCCAAGGGTCTGCTGATGAAAATGAAGGCCTGCAACGAAGAACAGGCCTATACCCTGATGCGCCGCCAGGCCATGAGCCGCCAGCAGAAGCTGATCCAGGTGGCCGAGCAGATCATTGCCATGAGTGAACTGCTGGAATGA
- a CDS encoding bifunctional protein-serine/threonine kinase/phosphatase, translating to MSLQLSFAEASAIGPREENQDALRLVTPAAELAASKGCLFAIADGVSQCADGGLAARTTLQALALDYYATPQTWGVAQSLDRLLLAQNRWLQANGGGLPLLTTVSALVLRGQRFTLAHVGDCRVYRWHAEQLQRISEDHVWEQPGMQHVLKRALGLDQHLVLDFLDGELRAGECFVLLSDGVWATLGDTTIAAILRDQPDLHSAAQTLVNAAHLAGSQDNASALLVRVDALGEASIGDALIHLQQWPLPPPLKPGQRFEGWQVEKLLGQSQQSLIYRVHDNQQQPWLLKTLPAQLSDDSQAAQALLSEEWFLKRVAGRSFPEVHPATQRQHLYYLMREYPGQTLAQAFAQNGPLPLAQWQALAERLLRAVGLLHRRQILHRDIKPENLLLSEDGELRLLDFGLAYCPGLSEDQANALPGTPSYIAPEAFNGEAPSAQQDLYAVGVTLYYLATGHFPYGEIEAFQRPRFGQPVNAQRYRPDLPDWLGQSLERGVDADPAQRYETAEQWLLILEHGERGSLSVRPRPLLEREPVKVWRALALVLLMINLVLLFSLIRH from the coding sequence ATGAGCCTGCAATTGAGCTTTGCCGAAGCCAGCGCTATCGGCCCGCGCGAGGAAAACCAGGACGCCCTGCGCCTGGTCACTCCCGCCGCGGAACTGGCCGCGAGCAAGGGGTGTCTGTTCGCCATCGCCGATGGCGTCAGCCAATGCGCCGATGGCGGGCTGGCGGCACGTACCACCTTGCAGGCGCTGGCGCTGGACTACTACGCCACCCCGCAGACCTGGGGCGTGGCGCAGTCCCTGGACCGCCTGCTACTGGCGCAAAACCGCTGGCTGCAGGCCAACGGTGGCGGCTTGCCGCTGCTCACCACCGTCAGTGCGCTGGTGCTGCGCGGACAACGCTTCACCCTGGCCCACGTCGGCGATTGCCGGGTGTATCGCTGGCACGCCGAGCAATTGCAACGCATCAGCGAGGACCACGTCTGGGAGCAACCGGGCATGCAGCATGTGCTCAAACGCGCCCTGGGCCTGGACCAACACCTGGTGCTGGATTTTCTCGATGGCGAGTTGCGCGCCGGCGAGTGCTTCGTGCTGCTTAGCGATGGCGTCTGGGCAACCTTGGGCGACACCACGATTGCCGCGATTCTGCGCGATCAACCGGACCTGCACAGCGCGGCACAGACCCTGGTCAATGCCGCGCACCTGGCCGGCAGCCAGGACAATGCCAGCGCGCTGTTGGTGCGGGTCGACGCCCTCGGCGAGGCGAGCATCGGCGACGCGCTGATCCACCTGCAGCAATGGCCCTTGCCGCCTCCCCTCAAGCCCGGCCAGCGCTTCGAAGGCTGGCAGGTCGAGAAGCTGCTGGGGCAAAGCCAACAGTCACTGATCTATCGGGTCCACGACAACCAGCAGCAACCATGGCTGCTGAAAACCTTGCCGGCGCAGTTGAGCGACGACAGCCAGGCCGCCCAGGCCCTGCTGTCGGAGGAGTGGTTTCTCAAGCGCGTCGCCGGGCGCAGTTTTCCCGAGGTCCATCCGGCTACCCAGCGTCAGCACCTGTATTACCTGATGCGCGAATACCCGGGGCAGACCCTTGCCCAGGCCTTCGCCCAGAACGGTCCCCTGCCGCTGGCGCAATGGCAGGCACTGGCAGAGCGCCTGTTGCGCGCGGTGGGCCTGTTGCATCGGCGGCAGATTCTGCACCGCGACATCAAGCCGGAAAACCTGCTGCTCAGTGAAGACGGTGAGTTGCGCCTGCTGGATTTTGGCCTGGCGTACTGCCCGGGCTTGTCCGAAGACCAGGCCAACGCGCTGCCCGGCACCCCGAGCTACATCGCCCCGGAAGCCTTCAACGGTGAGGCGCCGTCTGCGCAACAAGACCTGTATGCCGTCGGCGTGACCCTGTATTACCTGGCCACCGGGCATTTTCCCTACGGCGAAATCGAAGCCTTCCAGCGTCCGCGCTTCGGCCAGCCGGTGAATGCTCAGCGCTACCGCCCGGACCTGCCGGACTGGCTGGGGCAGAGCCTGGAGCGCGGGGTAGATGCCGACCCGGCCCAGCGCTACGAAACCGCCGAGCAATGGCTGCTGATTCTCGAACACGGCGAGCGCGGCAGCTTGAGCGTGCGACCCAGACCGCTGCTGGAGCGCGAGCCGGTGAAAGTCTGGCGGGCCCTGGCGTTGGTGTTGCTGATGATCAACCTGGTGCTGCTGTTTTCCCTAATTCGCCACTGA
- a CDS encoding quinone-dependent dihydroorotate dehydrogenase: MYTLARQLLFKLSPETSHDLSLDLIGAGGRLGLNGLLCKAPAHVPVNVMGLDFPNPVGLAAGLDKNGAAIDGFAQLGFGFVEIGTITPRPQPGNPKPRIFRLPQAEAIINRMGFNNLGVDHLLARVAAAKYKGVLGINIGKNFDTPVERAVDDYLICLDKVYAHASYVTVNVSSPNTPGLRSLQFGDSLKQLLADLATRRAELALRHGKHVPLAIKIAPDMTDEETAQVAQALIETGMDAVIATNTTLSRVGVEGMEHGDEMGGLSGAPVREKSTHTVKVLAAELAGRLPIIAAGGITEGRHAAEKIAAGASLVQIYSGFIYKGPALIRESVDAIAALR, translated from the coding sequence ATGTATACCCTGGCCCGCCAACTGCTGTTCAAACTCTCCCCGGAAACCTCCCACGATCTGTCCCTGGACTTGATCGGCGCGGGCGGACGCCTGGGCCTGAACGGCTTGCTGTGCAAGGCGCCGGCCCATGTGCCGGTGAATGTCATGGGCCTGGACTTCCCCAACCCGGTCGGCCTGGCTGCAGGCCTGGACAAGAACGGCGCGGCCATCGACGGCTTTGCCCAGCTCGGTTTTGGTTTTGTCGAAATCGGCACCATCACCCCGCGCCCGCAACCGGGAAATCCCAAACCACGGATTTTCCGCTTGCCGCAAGCCGAGGCGATCATCAATCGCATGGGGTTCAACAACCTCGGCGTCGATCATTTGCTGGCCCGGGTCGCGGCGGCCAAGTACAAGGGCGTGCTGGGGATCAACATCGGCAAGAATTTCGATACCCCGGTCGAGCGTGCGGTCGACGATTACCTGATCTGCCTGGACAAGGTCTACGCCCACGCCAGCTATGTCACGGTCAACGTCAGCTCCCCCAATACCCCGGGGCTGCGCAGCCTGCAGTTTGGTGATTCGCTCAAGCAACTGCTCGCCGACCTGGCCACGCGCCGCGCCGAGTTGGCCCTGCGGCACGGCAAGCATGTACCCCTGGCGATCAAGATCGCCCCGGACATGACGGACGAAGAAACCGCGCAGGTCGCGCAGGCGCTGATCGAAACCGGCATGGACGCGGTCATCGCCACCAACACCACCCTGAGCCGCGTGGGCGTCGAAGGCATGGAACACGGTGACGAGATGGGCGGCCTGTCGGGCGCTCCGGTGCGCGAGAAGAGCACTCACACGGTCAAGGTGTTGGCGGCGGAACTGGCTGGGCGCTTGCCGATCATTGCCGCGGGCGGGATTACCGAAGGACGGCACGCGGCTGAGAAAATCGCCGCGGGTGCCAGCCTGGTGCAGATCTACTCGGGCTTCATCTACAAGGGCCCGGCGCTGATCCGTGAATCGGTCGACGCCATCGCTGCTTTGCGCTAA